Proteins from a single region of Gossypium arboreum isolate Shixiya-1 chromosome 1, ASM2569848v2, whole genome shotgun sequence:
- the LOC108480547 gene encoding delta(12)-fatty-acid desaturase FAD2-like — protein sequence MGAGGRMSVPPSPKKSEFNSLKRVPYSKPPFTLSEIKKAIPPHCFQRSVLRSFSYLLYDFILASLFYYVATNYFHNLPQPLSYVAWPLYWAMQGWILTGVWVIAHECGHHAFSDYQWLDDTVGLILHSSLLVPYFSWKYSHRRHHSNTGSLERDEVFVPKKKSGLRWWAKHFNNPPGRFLSITIQLTLGWPLYLAFNVAGRPYDRFACHYDPYGPIFSDRERLQIYISDAGVLAVAYALYRLVLAKGVGWVISVYGVPLLVVNAFLVMITYLQHTHPSLPHYDSSEWDWMRGALSTVDRDYGILNKVFHNITDTHVAHHLFSTMPHYHAMAATKAIKPILGEYYQFDGMPVYKAIWREAKECLYVEPDEGDKDKGVFWFRNKL from the coding sequence ATGGGTGCTGGAGGCAGAATGTCGGTTCCACCGAGTCCAAAAAAATCCGAATTCAACTCACTGAAGCGAGTTCCATACTCAAAGCCGCCCTTCACTCTGAGTGAAATCAAGAAAGCCATCCCACCACACTGTTTCCAGCGCTCCGTTTTACGCTCATTCTCATATCTCCTTTACGACTTTATATTGGCCTCTCTTTTCTATTATGTGGCCACCAATTACTTCCATAACCTTCCTCAGCCTCTCTCCTACGTGGCTTGGCCTCTTTATTGGGCCATGCAAGGTTGGATTTTGACCGGCGTTTGGGTCATAGCCCATGAATGTGGCCACCATGCCTTCAGTGATTATCAATGGCTTGACGACACCGTTGGCCTTATCCTCCACTCTTCTCTCTTAGTTCCATATTTCTCTTGGAAATATAGCCACCGTCGTCACCATTCCAATACCGGTTCCCTCGAAAGGGATGAAGTGTTCGTTCCCAAGAAAAAATCTGGTTTAAGATGGTGGGCCAAACACTTCAACAATCCACCGGGTCGGTTTCTGTCAATCACCATTCAACTTACCCTTGGTTGGCCGCTTTACTTAGCTTTCAACGTTGCCGGCCGGCCTTACGACAGGTTCGCTTGCCACTATGACCCTTACGGCCCCATATTTTCCGACCGGGAACGACTCCAAATCTATATCTCTGACGCCGGCGTCCTCGCTGTCGCCTATGCGCTCTACCGTCTCGTGTTGGCCAAAGGGGTAGGTTGGGTTATTAGCGTTTATGGGGTGCCATTATTGGTGGTTAACGCCTTCTTAGTAATGATCACGTATTTGCAACACACTCACCCATCTTTGCCGCACTATGATTCCTCGGAGTGGGACTGGATGAGAGGAGCTTTATCAACTGTGGACAGAGATTATGGGATTTTAAACAAGGTTTTCCATAACATAACCGACACTCATGTGGCTCATCATTTGTTTTCTACAATGCCTCACTATCATGCAATGGCGGCCACCAAGGCGATAAAGCCAATATTGGGGGAATACTATCAGTTCGATGGGATGCCTGTCTATAAGGCGATATGGAGGGAGGCGAAGGAGTGTCTTTACGTTGAACCAGACGAGGGCGACAAGGACAAAGGTGTGTTTTGGTTTAGAAACAAGCTTTAA
- the LOC128280412 gene encoding LOW QUALITY PROTEIN: uncharacterized protein LOC128280412 (The sequence of the model RefSeq protein was modified relative to this genomic sequence to represent the inferred CDS: substituted 3 bases at 3 genomic stop codons): MDALQRDVQALHPNAQDMDYFFCSNNPLASEVVTVGLPTKFKVPKEMFEGRRASDAAKCKAISTTLKGNAKDRSVSPTGPEFFTIRFDVLGKIPGSWNNNEHSYGFNRLKMSDDRSIDLNESESATPSVNPFIDQPPEVEEENIREIDEKCRNEPDMLRVLVDALQQVAGTVPATTFIPIPRRAPIKKLRKYGATEFSGLKGVDPLVAENWIEATKRILQQLECTPRESLLSAVSLLQGEAYLWWESVIRHLPTDQVSWNLFQKEFQKKYIGEIYIENKKQEFLTLKQGEMIVIDYEREFSRLGRYASEFIPTEADSCKRFLRGLREEIKVLLISQRITEFVDLIERAKMIEQVLGLDKKTEPSKSVGKRTGTTISNPLPKRFRDSRSGWRSSFRSDRGGKSQGKQTTASTGSVRGPSRDTIIPNVSIVGEDTERSVSTARGRGLGRGGFASQGGSARGSSDVVTQQSEARVPARVYMVRTREERDAHDVVTGIFLLYSEPVYVLIDPGSLHSYVNSKLVELGKLEFEMSSVAIEVSSPLGQTVLVNQVCPICPLVIQNKIFPVNLLITPFGDFDVILGMDWLSEHGVILDCYEKKFSIQADDGNNIKVKGIQNSGTTRVVSAMKASKMLQQGCTAYLAYVINLDTVGSPCSKIQTVXEFPDVFPEELPGLPPDREVEFAIEVYPGTAPISIPPYRIAPTELKELKIQLQDLLDSGFIRPSISPWGAPVLFVKKKDGSMRLCIDYRQLNKVTIKNKYPLPRIDDLFDQLKGASVFSKIDLRSGYYQLKVKECDVPKTAFCTRYSHYEFLVMSFGLTNAPTAFMDLMNRIFQPYLDQFVVVFIDDILTLXEKQLYGKFSKCEFWLSEVVFLGHVVSAEGIRVDPKKIEAIVQWKAPRNVYEVRSFLGLAGYYRRFVNGFSKIAMPMTKLLQKNVSFIWDDQCQKSFETLKQMLTEAPVLTLSESGKDFIVYSDASLSGLGCVLMLDGKFIAYASHQLKQHECNYLTHDLELAAVIFALKIWRHYLYGEKCYIFTDHKSLKYLLSQKKLNLRQRRWIELLKEYDCVIDYYPGKANIVADALSRKTAIELRAMFALSRSPMMEIINELKSVCIPDNSELKELILREAHDGSFALHPGGTKIYRNLRNLYWWPGMKRDIVEYVGKCLTCQRVKAEHQVPTGLLQPINIPAWKWDRITMDFVMGLPLSASKKNAIXVIVDRLTKSAHFIAVKTDWSLQRLAEVYIREIVRLHGIPESIISDQDPQFTSRFWRQLHESLGTQLNFSTAFHPQTDGQSERVIQILEDMLRACIMEFESGWERYLPLAEFVYNNSFQSSIQMAPYEALYGRRCRSPVCWTELNGRKVIGPELIQETEETVKKIQERLKAPFDRQKSYADLKRRDIEYSVSDKVFLKVSPWKKVLRFGRKGKLSPRFIGPYEIVERIGPVAYRLALPPELQKIHDVFNVSMLQRYRSDPSHVITTEDIELRPDLSFEEEPVEILAREVKELRNKRVPLVKVLWRSHKMEEATWEPEETMRTQYPHLFSGFEVKRILVDSGSVVELLTWDAYQKMRLKEQVLRRDLSEAFSVLLAHSMKLCLEKCVFDVKAGKFLGFLVLQRRIEANREKIQAILDMPPPRTSKDIQCLKGRVVMLNKFVSRMAGKCLGIYELKYENVYTSSNINPQT; encoded by the exons ATGGATGCCCTGCAAAGAGATGTGCAGGCTTTGCATCCTAACGCCCAAGATATGGATTACTTTTTTTGTTCTAACAATCCACTGGCTTCTGAAGTAGTGACTGTAGGCTTACCAACCAAGTTCAAAGTTCCAAAGGAAATGTTCGAAGGAAGAA GGGCTTCTGATGCTGCGAAGTGCAAGGCCATCTCAACAACCCTTAAGGGAAATGCAAAAGATAGGTCTGTCTCTCCTACAGGGCCAGagtttttcacaattaggtttGATGTTCTTGGGAAAATTCCAGGCTCATGGAACAATAATGAGCACTCCTATGGGTTTAAT AGATTAAAGATGTCAGATGATCGATCAATTGATTTAAATGAAAGTGAATCAGCCACACCTAGTGTGAACCCGTTTATAGACCAACCTCCCGAGGTAGAAGAAGAAAACATTAGGGAAATAGATGAAAAATGTAGAAATGAACCTGATATGTTAAGAGTTTTAGTTGATGCTCTCCAACAAGTAGCGGGAACTGTACCTGCTACCACATTTATACCTATTCCTAGACGGGCCCCGATTAAGAAATTGAGAAAATACGGTGCCACGGAATTTTCGGGTCTGAAAGGTGTTGATCCATTAGTAGCTGAGAATTGGATAGAAGCGACAAAAAGAATTTTACAACAGTTAGAGTGTACTCCCCGAGAAAGTCTGTTGAGTGCTGTATCTCTATTACAGGGTGAGGCATATTTATGGTGGGAATCTGTTATCCGACACTTGCCGACTGATCAGGTATCATGGAATTTATTTCAGaaagagtttcaaaagaaatatatcggGGAAATATATATTGAAAACAAGAAACAAGAATTTCTGACTTTGAAACAAGGTGAAATGATAGTAATAGATTATGAACGGGAATTTTCAAGACTTGGTAGATATGCATCAGAGTTTATACCGACTGAAGCCGACAGTTGTAAAAGATTCTTACGGGGACTAagagaagaaataaaagtgttactGATATCTCAGCGAATTACTGAATTTGTTGATCTGATAGAACGGGCTAAGATGATAGAACAAGTTCTGGGGCTTGATAAAAAGACTGAACCTTCTAAATCGGTTGGGAAACGTACGGGAACTACAATTTCGAATCCATTACCGAAAAGATTCCGAGACTCTAGAAGTGGTTGGAGATCTAGCTTCAGATCAGATAGAGGAGGAAAGAGTCAGGGGAAGCAAACTACAGCCTCTACTGGTAGTGTAAGAGGTCCATCTCGAGATACTATTATTCCGAATGTGAGCATTGTGGGAGAAGACACAGAG AGATCAGTATCTACTGCCAGAGGCAGAGGATTGGGCAGAGGTGGTTTTGCATCTCAAGGAGGTAGTGCTAGAGGAAGTAGTGATGTTGTTACACAGCAGTCGGAGGCCAGAGTTCCAGCTAGAGTTTATATGGTCAGAACTCGAGAAGAGAGGGATGCACATGATGTTGTAACAGGTATATTCTTATTGTATTCCGAACCTGTTTATGTTTTAATTGACCCTGGGTCTTTGCATTCATATGTAAATTCAAAATTGGTTGAATTGGGAAAATTAGAATTTGAGATGTCTAGTGTAGCAATAGAAGTGTCAAGTCCGTTAGGACAGACGGTATTAGTAAATCAAGTTTGTCCGATATGCCCGTTGGttatacaaaataaaatttttccgGTTAATCTATTGATTACGCCATTTGGAGACTTTGATgtaatattgggtatggattggttgtctGAGCATGGTGTAATTTTAGACTGCTATGAAAAGAAGTTCAGTATTCAGGCTGATGATGGAAACAATATTAAGGTAAAGGGTATTCAAAATAGTGGAACAACACGTGTTGTCTCAGCAATGAAAGCTAGTAAGATGTTACAGCAGGGTTGTACAGCATACTTAGCTTATGTTATTAATTTAGATACAGTGGGTAGTCCATGCAGTAAAATCCAAACAGTTTAAGAATttccagatgtttttccagaggaactaccgggtttaccacctgacagagaagttgaatttgctatAGAGGTTTATCCGGGTACTGCTCCAATTTCTATACCCCCTTATCGTATAGCACCTACTGAATTGAAGGAGTTAAAGATACAGTTGCAAGATTTATTAGATAGTGGTTTTATTCGGCCAAGTATTTCACCGTGGGGAGCTccggtattatttgttaaaaagaaagatggttcgatgcgactttgtattgattatagacaattgaataaagtaacaatcaagaacaaatatccactccctcgtattgatgatttatttgatcagctgaaaggagcttctgtattctcaaagatagacttgagatcgggttactaccaaCTGAAAGTAAAAGAATGTGATGTACCGAAGACAGCTTTCTGTACGAGGTatagtcattatgaatttttagtaatgtcatttggattgactaatgctccaactgcttttatggatctgatgaaccgtaTATTTCAGCcgtatttggatcaatttgttgtggtcttcattgatgatatactT actttgtgagaaaagcaactgtatgggaaatttagtaaatgtgagttctggttatcaGAGGTTGTATTTCTAGGACATGTAGTATCAGCGGAAGGAATCAGAGTTGATCCGAAGAAAATTGAAGCCATAGTTCAATGGAAAGCTCCAAGGAATGTGTATGAGGTACGTAGTTTTCTTGGTTTGGCTGgatattatagaagatttgtaaatggattctcgaaAATAGCCATGCCGATGACTAAGTTGCTACAGAagaatgtttcttttatatgggATGACCAATGTCAGAAGAGTTTTGAGACATTAAAACAAATGTTAACCGAGGCACCAGTTTTAACATTATCCGAATCAGGAAAGGATTTTAttgtgtacagtgatgcttctttaagtggtttgggttgtgtactgATGCTAGATGGAAAATTTATTGCTTATGCATCTCATCAGTTGAAACAACACGAGTgtaattatctgacacatgacctgGAGTTAGCAGCTGTGatttttgctttgaagatttggaggcattatctttatggtgaaaaatgctacatattcactgatcataaaagtctaaagtatctTCTTTcccaaaaaaaattgaatttgagacagagacGGTGGATCGAGCTCTTGAAAGAATATGATTGTGTTATAGACTActatccgggaaaagcaaatatagtagcggatgcattgagtagaaaaacGGCAATTGAGTTAAGAGCCATGTTTGCACTTTCAAGATCACCGATGATGGAAATCATTAATGAGTTAAAA AGTG TTTGTATTCCAGATAACTCTGAATTGAAAGAACTAATACTTCGAGAAGCACATGATGGCTCATTTGCTCTACACCCCGGAGGTACAAAAATATATCGTAATTTACGAAATTTGTATTGGTGgcccggaatgaaaagagacatagtTGAATATGTTGGTAAATGCCTTACATGTCAACGGGTAAAGGCAGAACATCAGGTACCGactggtttacttcagcctattaatattcctgcatggaaatgggatcgtatcacgatggattttgttatgGGACTAccgttgtcagcaagtaaaaagaatgctatttgagTGATAGTCGATAGACTTActaagtcagcacattttatagCAGTCAAAACAGATTGGTCGTTACAGAGACTTGCTGAGGTATATATCCGAGAAATTGTTAGACTACACGGTATTCCGGAATCAATAATTTCAGATCAAGATCCTCAgtttacatcgagattttggaggcAATTACATGAATCCTTAGGTACACAGCTTAATTTTAGCACagcatttcatccgcaaactgacggacagtctgaacgggtaattcaaattttagaagatatgcttcgagcttGTATTATGGagtttgaatcaggttgggaacgttatttgCCTTTAGctgaatttgtttataataatagtttccaatctagtattcaaatggctccgtatgaagcattatatggacGAAGATGTAGATCACCCGTGTGTTGGACAGAGCTGAATGGAAGAAAAGTGATTGGGCCAGAATTGATCCAAGAAACTGAAGAAACAGTTAAGAAGATACAAGAGAGATTAAAAGCACCTTTTgacagacagaagtcttatgccgATTTAAAACGACGGGACATTGAGTATTCGGTTAGcgataaagtatttcttaaagtctctccttggaagaaagtgttgagatttggcaggaaaggtaaattgagtcctcgtttcattggaccgtatgagatagtagagagaattggaccagtggcttatcggttagctttacctccAGAGTTACAGAAAATACACGATGTTTTTAATGTTTCAATGCTCcaaagatatcgatcagatccttctcaTGTCATAACTACTGAGGATATTGAGCTTCGACCAGATTTATCATTCGAAGAAGAACCAGTTGAGATTTTAGCCCGAGAGGTAaaggaattaagaaataaaagagttcctttagtaaaagtactttggagaaGTCATAAAATggaagaagcaacatgggaaccggaagaaactatgagaactCAGTACCCTCACCTattctcag GGTTTGAGGTGAAGAGAATATTGGTTGATAGTGGCAGTGTTGTGGAGTTGTTAACTTGGGATGCTTACCAGAAAATGAGGTTGAAAGAGCAAGTTTTAAGGAGG GATTTGTCAGAGGCTTTTTCCGTTTTGCTAGCTCATAGCATGAAATTGTGCCTGGAGAAATGTGTTTTTGATGTAAAAGCAGGCAAATTCTTAGGCTTTTTGGTTTTACAGAGAAGAATAGAAGCGAACCGAGAAAAGATTCAAGCTATTTTGGATATGCCTCCTCCAAGAACTAGCAAGGATATTCAGTGTTTAAAGGGGAGGGTGGTTATGCTCAACAAGTTCGTCTCCAGGATGGCAGGCAAATGCTTAGGTATATACGAGCTCAAGTATGAAAACGTATATACGAGCTCAAATATTAATCCACAGACCTAA